From the Acomys russatus chromosome 8, mAcoRus1.1, whole genome shotgun sequence genome, the window TTCTGAGAAAGATCATATGCAATAtcactcttttctcttcctcaggTGACAGCTATACAGCTGCTGTAACTAGCACTCTCTCCTGCACTAATGTCAAGGCCACAGGCACACTGGCGTCCTGTCCTACTGGTGAGTAAATCTTCAAGGAGAATTTGTGAAGGTGTCGCTGTATTCTCTCCCATCAATCCCCTAATACCACCTTCTCCTAACTGGGGTCAGTACTGACATGGAGCTGAATCCATATCAGTTTCCTTGATGCTACAGAGAGACTTGGAGGTTCTGCTCTTCTCTCATGTTTTTCCTTCAGGCCCCCACATGCCATCCCTTTCTGTCCCTCAGGTCATGGATATgaccttcatttctttttgtttgtttttgttttgttttgtttttatattttgagacaattctctgtgtagccttggctgtcatggacttgctttgtagaccaggctggcttagaactcacagctatcggcctgcctctgccttgcaagttctgggattaaaggcatgtgccaccatccccagccatgatcttcatttctttcctaatCTATTCCCTTATATTGTGGGCAGGGTGCAAGGACAGGGGTGAATTTGCTATTAATCGAAATATAGTAAAACTCCACCTTTCCAAAACCTCTAATTTAAGtaattttggattttgtttgcttgaagAGAACTTTCAAACTTGAATAGCTGTATGTCCTATGAAACCTGCATCTACTCATGGAATTCCTAAGAAAGGAACCTTCCACCTCTAACAGTCCAAGAGCTCTGATATCTGTGTCTCATTTGACCATATAGGGATGACAGCTACTGGCTGTGCTTGTGGCTTTGCCTGTGGATCATGGAATGTCCAGAATGAAAACGTTTGCCAGTGCCTGTGTCCAATCACAGACTGGACCATGGCCCGCTGCTGCAAAGTGGGCTAAGAATGAGAAGGTCAAGAACCCAGTTTTGAAATGATGTCTATTACAAAACTGCAATCTCAACTTAAAAACATGGCTCATATCCCCTTGATGATTTCATATTACCAAGAGACCTCAgtccttgaaaaataaaaatgagtttgcATCAGCCCATGTGTAGGTCCTCAATGTTATTACTCCTAACTTGGGATATCTCTTGTCAGAAATCATTTTCAATAtctcaaattacatctcagtaaAGTGAGAAGTGTGGTTAggaaagatatggagaaaatgggaaacactgaccctcctcttctcctattcCTTATCATCTAACAAAGTACTGAGTACACTGCTTCGCATGAGCTATAGTAAAGCAAGTATTATGTCCTTATGGGGTTCAACAACTGAAACAGTGAACTCCAAGCCACGTGCAGGAAGACTTCTCAAATGCATGCAGTCAAGCAGAAATTGAAAATGACTGTTTTCAATGACTtcaattaaattatttccaaCCCTTTAGCACACATATGCACTTTCTTACTGTAGTAGCCAAGATGACATTCATCAAGGTGACTTCCTTCCCAGTTGCCTTTCTTCTGGACAGCAAAGCCACATCGCTCACATGTCACTGAATCTTACTGTAGTTCATTTTCCTGCCTGTAAAAGTTTACCAATTTCCTGTTTATAAAACCTACAGAACTGCAAGCCAAGTGGCACTGGGATATGCCTTTAATCATCCCATTGGAGAGGCAGAAATAGGTAGATATctatgagttttgaggccagcctggcctatagaactagttccaggacagccagcaagcactacacaagaaacagaaaacaaaaacaaaacaaaaattttgtttaaatatagccttttatttaataataaaagagagGAGCAAATGAGAACCGAGAGAGGCAACAAAAACTGTAGCTTCCAGCAAAAGGGAATTGAGATGTTATGGAGCCTTGTGTCAAACTTGATGTCCTGGTGAAGCTGGAGCTGCCATCAACCATTCCGTTGGAAACAGCTGTTTAACTTGTCCTTTAATTCTGTACCTGAAATTCTAAATTCTAGAGAGGAAGTACAGTGAAGAAAAGCAGAAGTCTTCAGTGCAGAGCTAGCTCTGAGATGCTCATCTATGGGGACAACACCCAGGCTTGTGCAAGTGATGGCAGATAATAGCCATTCTGTTTGATAGTGTCACCTTAAAGCTCCATGCACAGCTCTTTGCTAGGGTTTGACATGGAAAAGAGAGATATAATGATGGAGTCTGGTTGAGGAGAAATATTTCAGTTTGTATAAACACCGGTGATGAGTGTGCTTGGAGATGTACTATGAAATCATGACCATTTGTCAAAAATTTTTCTTAACTCCTGAATGTT encodes:
- the LOC127192974 gene encoding resistin-like alpha — its product is MKTTTCSFLIFICLLQLMTSVNTQTIDWIVEKKIRDILKLRGDSYTAAVTSTLSCTNVKATGTLASCPTGMTATGCACGFACGSWNVQNENVCQCLCPITDWTMARCCKVG